From Mycobacterium cookii:
TCAACGAGGTGCTGGAGTTCGACGGTGGCCTGGTGCGCCGCGGGCACGGCGCCTATCTGGACTAGCCGACCGGCGTGACCCATGTCGTGATGTCGGCGTGCACCACCTCGGTGCCACTGCGGTCGGTCACGGTGACCGGCACGACCAGGTCGACACCCTCGGTGATGTCGGCAAAATCCGGTGGGTCCAACTGCGCCCGCGCCTGCAGCGACGTGGTGGCCTTGTCGAGGTAGTGCACTGTCATCGATTTAGGAATCCAGCGATGGCTGCGCGGGACAGTGGCTTCCATCAGCATCCCCATCGCCATCTCCGCGGCGTTGCACGACGCGATCGCGTGCACGGTGTGCAGGTGGTTGTAGACCATGAACCACTTCGGGACCCGGACCTCGGCCAGGCCGGGTTCCATGCGGACCACATGCGGCAGCACCGAGGCGAAGTACGGGACGCGGGCCATCGCCGCCACCGAGAAAAGCCGGCTCCCGCCCGGTCGGCCGGCGAGGCGTTGCCATGCCGCATATGTGCTGGTGGAGCTCGTCATGGCGACATACCTTACTCTGGAGTAAGAAGCTGCTGCGGGACCTTCCGGCGGAATTTGGCCGTGACCGGGTTCTAGGGCATACTGTTCGGGTTGCCTTGAGCCAGGTTTGCGCCTGGCAGGGCATACGACCGGCGCCCACACGGGCGCCTCCGGTCCCAATCTGGAGCGCGACGAATTTCGGTCGCGGACCAGGCTGCGTGAGGGCGACACACCCGACCGCGGGGGCCGGTGGACCAAGACAGGTAAACAGCGGCGCAATATCCGGGCCTGGCCTTGACGGCCAGAACGATCCGAAGCGATTCGGTGCCCGGCGGGACAGAGTGAGGTAGGAGAAGCGTGGCGGGACAAAAGATCCGCATCAGGCTCAAGGCCTACGACCACGAGGCAATTGATGCCTCGGCACGCAAGATCGTCGAGACGGTAGTCCGGACGGGTGCCAGTGTGGTCGGCCCGGTGCCGCTGCCCACCGAGAAGAACGTGTATTGCGTCATTCGCTCTCCGCACAAGTACAAGGACTCGCGGGAGCACTTCGAGATGCGTACGCACAAGCGGCTGATCGACATCCTTGACCCGACCCCGAAGACCGTTGACGCGCTGATGCGCATAGACCTGCCTGCCAGCGTCGACGTCAACATCCAGTAGGAGATCAGCAGCAATGGCGAGAAAGGGCATTCTGGGCACCAAGCTGGGTATGACGCAGGTGTTCGACGAGAACAACCGCGTCGTGCCGGTGACGGTGGTCAAGGCCGGGCCGAACGTCGTGACCCGCATCCGCACTCCCGAGAGTGACGGGTACAGCGCGGTGCAGCTGGCCTACGGCGAAATCAGTCCGCGCAAGGTCAACAAGCCGCTCAGCGGCCAGTACGCCGCGGCTGGCGTTAACCCGCGTCGGCACCTGGCCGAGCTGCGTCTCGACGATGCCGAGGCGGCAGCCGGTTACGAGGTCGGCCAAGAGCTGACCGCCGAGATCTTCGACGCCGGAACGTATGTCGACGTCACCGGTACCTCCAAGGGCAAGGGCTTCGCGGGAACCATGAAGCGACACGGCTTCCGTGGACAGGGCGCCAGCCACGGTGCGCAGGCAGTGCACCGTCGACCCGGATCCATCGGTGGTTGCGCCACCCCGGCACGGGTGTTCAAGGGCACCCGGATGGCCGGCCGGATGGGTAACGACCGGGTGACCACGCAGAACCTGTTGGTGCACAAGGTCGATGCCGAGAATGGCGTGCTGTTGATCAAAGGCGCTGTCCCCGGCCGCACGGGTGGACTCGTCGTGGTCCGCAGTGCGATCAAGCGAGGTGAGAAGTAATGGCTGCCGAGAAAGCGGCGAAAGCCCAAAAGATCGACGTCAAGTCGCCGACCGGCAAAACCGAAGGCTCCGTTGAGCTTCCGGCCGAGCTGTTCGATGCGCCGGCGAACATTGCGTTGCTGCACCAGGTGGTGAACGCCCAGCTGGCCGCCGCCCGTCAGGGCACGCACTCGACCAAAACTCGTGGCGAGGTCCGCGGTGGCGGTCGCAAACCGTACCGGCAGAAGGGAACCGGTCGTGCCCGCCAGGGTTCGACGCGTGCTCCGCAGTTCACCGGCGGTGGCGTCGTGCACGGCCCGCAGCCGCGTGACTACAGCCAGCGCACGCCCAAGAAGATGATCGCCGCCGCGCTGCGCGGTGCGTTGTCGGACCGGGCCCGCAACGGTCGCATTCACGCGGTCACCGAGTTGGTCGCGGGACAGACGCCGTCGACGAAGAGCGCCAAGGTTTTCCTGGGTTCGTTGACCGACCGCAAGCAGGTACTGGTGGTAATCGGGCGTAGCGACGAGACCGGCGCCAAGAGCGTGCGCAACCTGCCCGGTGTGCACATCCTGTCGCCGGACCAGCTCAACACCTACGACGTGCTGCGCGCCGACGACGTGATCTTCTCGGTGGAGGCGCTGAACGCCTACATCGAGGCGAACAGCAAGAACACAGAGGAGGTCTCGGCCTGATGGCGACCGTCACCGACCCCCGCGACATCATCCTGGCCCCGGTCATCTCCGAGAAGTCCTACGGCTTGATCGACGACAACGTGTACACGTTCGTGGTGCACCCGGACTCGAACAAGACGCAGATCAAGATCGCGATCGAGAAGATCTTCTCGGTCAAGGTGGCCGCGGTGAACACCGCTAACCGCCAGGGCAAGCGCAAGCGCACCAGGTCCGGTTACGGACAGCGCAAGAGCACCAAGCGCGCCATCGTGACGTTGGCGCCCGGCAGTAAGCCGATCGACCTGTTCGGCGCACCGGCCTAGCCGAGGATAGAGAGACTTAACAGACATGGGAATTCGCAAGTACAAGCCGACGACTCCGGGTCGCCGCGGTGCCAGCGTCTCCGATTTCGCCGAGATCACTCGCTCAACTCCGGAGAAGTCGCTGGTTCGTCCGCTGCACGGTCGCGGCGGACGTAACGCGCACGGCCGGATCACCACCCGCCACAAGGGTGGCGGACACAAGCGGGCCTACCGCGTGATCGACTTCCGCCGCAACGACAAAGACGGCGTCAACGCGAAGGTCGCGCACATCGAGTACGACCCGAACCGCACCGCGAACATCGCGCTGCTGCACTTCTTGGATGGCGAGAAGCGATACATCATTGCGCCGCAGGGACTTTCCCAGGGTGACGTGATTGAGTCCGGCGCCAACGCCGACATCAAGCCGGGCAACAACCTGCCGTTGCGCAACATCCCGGCCGGTACGTTGATCCACGCTGTCGAGCTTCGGCCCGGCGGTGGCGCCAAATTGGCGCGCTCGGCCGGATCCAGCATCCAGTTGCTCGGTAAGGAAGGCACGTACGCCTCGCTGCGTATGCCCAGCGGTGAGATCCGCCGTGTCGACGTGCGCTGCCGCGCCACCGTCGGCGAGGTGGGCAACGCCGAGCAGGCCAACATCAACTGGGGCAAGGCCGGCCGGATGCGTTGGAAGGGCAAGCGCCCGTCGGTGCGTGGTGTGGTGATGAATCCGGTGGACCACCCGCACGGTGGTGGTGAGGGTAAGACCTCCGGTGGTCGTCACCCGGTCAGCCCGTGGGGCAAGCCCGAAGGCCGTACCCGCAAGGGGCACAAGCCAAGTGACAAGCTCATCGTCCGACGCCGGCGCACCGGCAAGAAATCGCGCTAGGAGAAGCGGATGCCACGCAGCCTGAAAAAGGGTCCGTTCGTCGACGACCATCTGCTCAAGAAGGTCGACGTGCAGAACGAGAAGAACACCAAGCAGGTCATCAAGACCTGGTCACGACGCTCGACCATCATTCCCGACTTCATCGGTCACACGTTCGCGGTCCACGACGGTCGCAAGCATGTGCCGGTGTTCGTCACCGAGTCGATGGTGGGGCACAAATTAGGTGAATTCGCACCGACGCGCACCTTCAAAGGACACATCAAGGACGACCGGAAGGCCAAGCGGCGATGACCACGGCTACTGAATTCCCTTCTGCGGTCGCCAAAGCGCGATTCGTGCGGGTGTCGCCGACCAAGGCACGCCGGGTGATCGACCTGGTGCGCGGCAAGTCGGTGGCCGAGGCGCTGGACATCCTGCGCTGGGCACCCCAGTCGGCCAGCGAGCCGGTGGCCAAGGTCATCGCGAGCGCTGCGGCCAACGCTCAGAACAACAACGGCCTCGACCCGGCCACCCTGGTGGTGGCCACCGTCTACGCCGACGACGGCCCGACCGCCAAGCGGATCCGTCCGCGCGCCCAGGGCCGCGCGTTCCGAATCCGTCGGCGCACCAGCCACATCACGGTCGTGGTGGAGAGCCGGCCGGCCAAGGACGCCCGCGGTTCGCGGTCGGCGAGCGCGACCCGCGCCCGCCGCGCGCAGGCCAGCAAGGTAGCTGCGGGCACAGCGCCCGCCGCGAAGGCGCCCGCCGAGAAGGCGCCCGCCAAGAAGGCACCCGCGAAGAAAGCATCGGCTGAAAAGGCGCCCGCCAAGAAGGCGTCTGCAAAAAAGGCACCCGCCGCGAAGTCCACTGAGACTGAAGCGACTTCGGAAGCGAAGGGAGGCTCGCAGTAGTGGGCCAGAAAATCAATCCGCACGGATTCCGGCTCGGTATCACCACCGAGTGGAAGTCGCGTTGGTACGCGGACAAGCAGTACTCGGAATACATCAAGGAAGACGTCGCGATCCGTCGGCTGCTGTCGACCGGCTTGGAGCGCGCCGGCATCGCCGACGTGGAGATCGAGCGCACCCGTGACCGGGTTCGGGTCGACATCCACACCGCCCGGCCGGGCATCGTCATCGGTCGCCGCGGCACCGAGGCCGACCGCATCCGCGCCGACCTGGAGAAGCTGACCGGCAAGCAGGTCCAGCTCAACATCCTCGAGGTGAAAAACCCTGAGTCGCAGGCGCAGTTGGTGGCGCAGGGCGTCGCCGAGCAGCTGAGCAACCGGGTGGCGTTCCGTCGCGCGATGCGCAAGGCCATCCAGTCGGCGATGCGTCAGCCGAACGTCAAAGGCATCCGGGTGCAGTGCTCCGGCCGCCTGGGCGGTGCCGAGATGAGCCGCTCGGAGTTCTACCGCGAAGGCCGGGTGCCGCTGCACACGCTGCGCGCCGACATCGACTACGGCCTGTACGAGGCCAAGACCACCTTCGGCCGGATCGGCGTGAAGGTGTGGATCTACAAGGGCGACATCGTCGGTGGCAAACGCGAACTG
This genomic window contains:
- a CDS encoding hotdog fold domain-containing protein, with product MTSSTSTYAAWQRLAGRPGGSRLFSVAAMARVPYFASVLPHVVRMEPGLAEVRVPKWFMVYNHLHTVHAIASCNAAEMAMGMLMEATVPRSHRWIPKSMTVHYLDKATTSLQARAQLDPPDFADITEGVDLVVPVTVTDRSGTEVVHADITTWVTPVG
- the rpsJ gene encoding 30S ribosomal protein S10 produces the protein MAGQKIRIRLKAYDHEAIDASARKIVETVVRTGASVVGPVPLPTEKNVYCVIRSPHKYKDSREHFEMRTHKRLIDILDPTPKTVDALMRIDLPASVDVNIQ
- the rplC gene encoding 50S ribosomal protein L3, whose product is MARKGILGTKLGMTQVFDENNRVVPVTVVKAGPNVVTRIRTPESDGYSAVQLAYGEISPRKVNKPLSGQYAAAGVNPRRHLAELRLDDAEAAAGYEVGQELTAEIFDAGTYVDVTGTSKGKGFAGTMKRHGFRGQGASHGAQAVHRRPGSIGGCATPARVFKGTRMAGRMGNDRVTTQNLLVHKVDAENGVLLIKGAVPGRTGGLVVVRSAIKRGEK
- the rplD gene encoding 50S ribosomal protein L4, with product MAAEKAAKAQKIDVKSPTGKTEGSVELPAELFDAPANIALLHQVVNAQLAAARQGTHSTKTRGEVRGGGRKPYRQKGTGRARQGSTRAPQFTGGGVVHGPQPRDYSQRTPKKMIAAALRGALSDRARNGRIHAVTELVAGQTPSTKSAKVFLGSLTDRKQVLVVIGRSDETGAKSVRNLPGVHILSPDQLNTYDVLRADDVIFSVEALNAYIEANSKNTEEVSA
- the rplW gene encoding 50S ribosomal protein L23 translates to MATVTDPRDIILAPVISEKSYGLIDDNVYTFVVHPDSNKTQIKIAIEKIFSVKVAAVNTANRQGKRKRTRSGYGQRKSTKRAIVTLAPGSKPIDLFGAPA
- the rplB gene encoding 50S ribosomal protein L2 — protein: MGIRKYKPTTPGRRGASVSDFAEITRSTPEKSLVRPLHGRGGRNAHGRITTRHKGGGHKRAYRVIDFRRNDKDGVNAKVAHIEYDPNRTANIALLHFLDGEKRYIIAPQGLSQGDVIESGANADIKPGNNLPLRNIPAGTLIHAVELRPGGGAKLARSAGSSIQLLGKEGTYASLRMPSGEIRRVDVRCRATVGEVGNAEQANINWGKAGRMRWKGKRPSVRGVVMNPVDHPHGGGEGKTSGGRHPVSPWGKPEGRTRKGHKPSDKLIVRRRRTGKKSR
- the rpsS gene encoding 30S ribosomal protein S19: MPRSLKKGPFVDDHLLKKVDVQNEKNTKQVIKTWSRRSTIIPDFIGHTFAVHDGRKHVPVFVTESMVGHKLGEFAPTRTFKGHIKDDRKAKRR
- the rplV gene encoding 50S ribosomal protein L22, which translates into the protein MTTATEFPSAVAKARFVRVSPTKARRVIDLVRGKSVAEALDILRWAPQSASEPVAKVIASAAANAQNNNGLDPATLVVATVYADDGPTAKRIRPRAQGRAFRIRRRTSHITVVVESRPAKDARGSRSASATRARRAQASKVAAGTAPAAKAPAEKAPAKKAPAKKASAEKAPAKKASAKKAPAAKSTETEATSEAKGGSQ
- the rpsC gene encoding 30S ribosomal protein S3; this translates as MGQKINPHGFRLGITTEWKSRWYADKQYSEYIKEDVAIRRLLSTGLERAGIADVEIERTRDRVRVDIHTARPGIVIGRRGTEADRIRADLEKLTGKQVQLNILEVKNPESQAQLVAQGVAEQLSNRVAFRRAMRKAIQSAMRQPNVKGIRVQCSGRLGGAEMSRSEFYREGRVPLHTLRADIDYGLYEAKTTFGRIGVKVWIYKGDIVGGKRELVAPSAGAERPRRERPSGTRPRRSGSAGTTATSTEAGRAASSAEETATAAPSDAPAVEAQSTES